ACAGAAAATCTTGGAATCACCAAGGCATGCCGTCTCCTCTCTAGGCCTGTTTTCCCATCTGGAACCTGGAGGATGGCTAAGACCCCTGCCCCTATTcactctggtggtccagtgctctTCCACCTTAGTTTCCCTGAGTCTTGCACCCCAGCGCCTGCTCAGTGATGTCTGGACACCAAAATTCAGCATCCCAGACACTACTAAACACCTCACTAATCCATCTACCTTTGTCTGGACCATGCCCTCTTGGTGATGTGTGGTCCCCATCTTAACCTTTCACTGCTCCAATTCAAATGCCAGTTCCCAAAATGTTTTGGTATCATTCAGCTAGAGGTCACTCTCTTCTTCACACCAGTTTGTGATGAAGTTGCTGGCTCTGGCCCCCTTTCTCTCCACAACAGCGCTTCAAGggcagaatttctttctcttgttcagttgctaagtcatgtccgactcttcgccaccttgtggactgcagcatgctagacttccctgtccttcactatctccaggagtttgctcaaattcatgtcctttgagtcccTGAttccatccagtcatctcattctctcaAACTCTGGCATGCAATGGGGACACTGGCTGTTtaaggcagaggggagaaggtgcccctctgcctggagctgcccagagatggggctgggggtggggatgggaggggtgCAGTGGCAAACACCCTCAGTATGGCAGCGTTAGCCTTCCTCTCCCCTGAATTAAAGGTGGAAGGGACCAAGGCAGCTTCCTTCCAgagagcaaactgaggctcagagtgagcAGGGAATTACCCAAGGTCATACAGAGATGAAGCCGGGCCTAAACCTTAACTTTGTTGCCCAGCTCATGCCAACTTGACCACTACCCATACTTTAATAATCCCGCTTTCCTGGAACCTGGCCTCAGCCAGAACCCTGGACAGGTAGCAATGATTGGTCCCTTTATCTTGTGAGAGAGCCAGAGAAATGGGGTACAGGACAGAGTGGGCGGCTCTTTGTGCCCTACCCGACCTCACTGGCTGAAAGGGGGTTGCTGGGCAGAGAAAACGGTGATTTTATTCTAAAACTGGCCTCTAATTGACTACCCAGACCGCAGTCAAATCTtcgcaggtggcgctagtggtaaagaaacgacctgccaatgcaggagacgtgggttccatccctgggttagcaagatcccctggaggaggaaatgcaacccactccactattcctgcctggagaattccatgaacagtgaagcctggagggctacagtccatgggatcgcgaagagtcggacacgactgaagcaatttagcacgtaGCCCGGGGTCCCTAACCTTGCTTTGCGTCCTCAACCGTGGTTCCCGGGAAACGTGATAGGATTCAGCCCATTTTCCAGGAGGCCGGGAGAAGGTAAAAGGAGACAGGGCGGTCCTAACCCTACCCCACCTCCCAGCGGCCGGCTGCAAGGCGGGGCGAGCGGGCGGCGCACTTACGTCGAGCTCGAAGGTGCGCAGGGCTGTCCGGTAGCCCCCGGACACCGGCGGCAGGAGGCGCAGCACCTCCTTGACCACGCAGCCGACGTAGCGCAGGTGGCCCAGCGCCGCCAGGCTGAGGTCGGGCTCGCAACCGCAGTCGGGCGGGGGCCCAGCGCCGCCACCCGAGGCCGCCGGCGCGCAGCCGCACGCGCGCCCCAGCCCCTGCGCCGCCAGCTCCTGCTGGATCTTGGCGATGGCTGCTGGGTGCTGCAGGAGTAGCAGGACGAGGGATGTGCTGGCACTGGCCGTGGTGAAGAAGGCGGCGAAGAGGAGCTCCACAGCTGACTCCTGCAAGACAGCCCAGGGGCGCTGTCTCCATTAGCCGGTTCTCGGGCTGTGGTGCAGGGGGCCCCACATTTGCCACTGCGCACAGACCAGAGCGCAGAGTGCTCGGAGGCATGGCTACTTGCGCGGGTCCAGGAGTGGATTGAATCCCAAGTCCGCCACTTGGGGAAACCACAGATAGCCTTGGGAGGTTCCCCTAGATAATGCCAGGAACTTTTTTGGTGTAATGTTCTTAGTGCTTTAAGTGAATTGGATTTTCACCCGCATTGTGTGTGGCACATTTTCTGCCCGTTttactgaggctctgagaggtgcCCAAGGTCCCTGCGGTCACCAGACCCAGTAGTCGGGCCAGGAGTCCAGCGCTCTTAACCATGCGGTGTTGCCGACAATGCAGCTGGCCGTCCTGACCGTGACTGCTGTGGAATTGACCAAGGCATCTGCAGCCGCAGCCTGGCACCAAAGCGAGCACTGTGGTCCTCCTCCCGCTTAGTGGTGGTCCCAGTGAGTGACTATACCTCTTCCCCGTCTGCACTGTCTGGAGGCTTCATCACCCAGGCCCCAGCCCTCAATGCCTGCCTGTGCCCTCCCAACTCCTGGCATGGCATCTTCCTTCCTGGCAGCACCAGGTTGTGTGTTTACACACTGATGGATGTGATCACAACCCTGTGGACCCCTCCTCTCCAGCAGAGGCTATGTTTGCTCTTTGTATAGAGAGAGCCTGGCACTGAATAGGTAGAATCTGCTTGTGGAATGAATGAGCTGATCCAAGGCTAACTACCTGCTCTGGAGAAGATGGGGAGCTGGGACAGAGACCCCGGGGCTCCAAGGTCCTTCCCGACCAGCCAGACCTGAAGATTTCTGGCTAGTGGATCCCTTCCGGAGAACCCGGACCGTGTTGTCATGCTCTCCACCGCTCTGCTGAGGCAGAGGGACTGTCCACTTCTTTCCGTACCACTCCCCTTCCCAGCCTAGAACTATTCCTACCCACCGGCTCCCCCAGGATTCACCAGCGCCCCCTGCTCATCTACCTCCAACCCCTTGACTCTTCCAGACTTCACAACCACCCAGAAGTCAGGAAAGAGATTGTTAGTCCCATTTTCAGAGAAGATACTCAGGCTGAGCCCCACCCTTCAGTGGCTCGCTAGTGGGAAACTGAGTGCCAGAGAAAGAATGGGAGTTGCTTATGGAAGGGATGAAGCGTTTCCATTTCTAACTCCcctgcccccccctcccccaacctctcCATTCCTTTTTGGGTTCTCAGGCAGGTGGGCCCAGGGGTCATTCCAAAGCTTCCCTCCTTACTTCCACTGCATGTGTTCTATGCATACacggctgggggggggggggcgggcagttTCTAATTCTCCAGTAGATTCTCATTGGCAAAACTGACCAGTACCCAAGGTACCAAGTGCCAAGGTGGCTCATGGACGTGTAGATTTGGGGAGGAAAGGGGGCACTTCAAGGAACTGGAATTTGACCCTGAACCCTTAGGATCTGTAGAGAAAAGGGGTGAAGACAGAGTCATAGGCAGGCAGACAGCAGAGGCAAAAGCATGAAGTGACAGAGAAGTGGGGAAGAGGAGAGCTGTTTGCTGCCAGAAGCTGTAAGGGAGGATCCAGGATTCAGGCTTTCAATTGGCCCAAAGCCACAGAGGTAGGGGGTGCAGCTGAGCCATgactggacccaggtctcctctttccctcacccTGAGGCGTGTCTGTGGCTCCAAGTGGGGCCAAAGAGGATGTTGCTCCGTTGTTCCAGGGATTCAGCCTGTGTGTAGAGACCTGCTATAAATGCAAAAGAGGGGAGGAGAAATCTGGCCACATACCTTCAGTTCCTGCACTGAGAGCTCATGGCCCAGTTCCCTAGTGCTGTGGATGATCCCATCGAGGGCATCGCCTGGCTCCACAGCAGCCTTGTCTTCAAGAAGCTTCTGCACAATGGCCTCCTCCAGGTGCCGATGCAGCTGGTCCCGCGCCCGAATGCCCTGATGtgtggggagagaagggagtTGGGGTAGGAAGGCAGAGGGGGTTAGCCCTGGACACCTACCCCCCACATCTTCCCAGTGCTGGTCTGGCTCTGCTGAAAGCCAGCATTAACAGATTCCCAGCTTAGCTCCACACTGTTGAAGGGACTCAATAAAGGCTCAGGAATTTGTCCATTACCCTCATACACCATTATCTCTTGATGATCACAAGCCCCTCTTTGGAGCAAGGCAGTTTACTGTCCTCCTAAGGGAAggatgctgaggctcagagaggtcaagcaaTTGCCCAGGGTCACGCAGCTTCAAGTGTCTGTGCTTGGCAGAGAACCTGGGAGTTAGCCCACCACCCTTCCCCTGCATGCAGGGGCAGTAGGCACCAGTGCAGAGAGGAAGGAACACCTTGATGTACTCAGGAAAGCTCTGGCTTAAAGGACACTACTGGAAGTTCTAAACATTAGCCTTTGTAAAGGGGTAAGCAGGAGGGCTGGGATGGTCCCCCAGAGTTCAGGGAGCAAGCACAGTGAGAAAGCATCTGCCAGGGGAAGCATTTTGAGGACATTGGCTTCTTCTCAGGGGAAACAAGGATGaggcggggagtggggggaggggggttgtcAAACCTTGCCTCTGCccctactagctgtgtgatcttgggcaagtcatttaacctcttggagcttcagtttcttcatcaattaaatgagaataatattttgCAACTGAGAGGATTAAATCAGAAAAATGTACCCAAGGCAATTGGTCCATATACCAGGTCCCTTTACAcataactattatttttaattgggtgaATGAAAACCAGGACATTGGCACGGTAAGAAGTCCCAGATCAGTTGCTCTCTAAGTCCGGCCCATTGCTCTGAAGTTTGAAGAGGCCATGGTTCTCTAATCCGGAAACTAGCGGGCCTGGGGCCGCGGGCGGTGAGCCGACACCCACCCCTCTCCAACCCGGGCTGGCGCCGGCCTGGGCCAGGGGCGTGTCTGCGGCCCTTGTGCTCCCATCCGTTGCCCAGCCACGGGGCTTCCAAAGAGGCGCTGCAAGCCGGGCCTGGAGGCGCCGCTCTCGGGAGGGGCCGGGGCGACTGGCTTGGCTCCCGCCACCGAGACCCAACGTCGGGAAGCCCGCGGCTGCTGGGGCTGGAGCTCGGCCCGCCAGGCGTGGTCCAGAGAGGGTGTGTGGCCCGCCCCGGCTCACACAGCGAGTCAGGACAGAGACCAGCCCCAAGGCCCACCGCCACCATGCCGCTTCCCCACACTGGGCAAAGCCTCCATCTCCCAGCAGAGGTGATGCCTATCGCGCAGCAAGGGAGCCCCAAAGAGAAGGTCTGGGGCGGGCGGGGCGTCAGTACCTTGCGCAGGCCGCTGAAAGGCACATCGAGGGGCAGCGAGAAGAGGTTCTCCACGAACTGCTCGAAGGTCCGGGCCAGCTCGGAGCACTGCGCCTCGTCTAGCTGTAGCCCCAGCAGGATGCGCGCGGCCATGCGGAAGGTGAGCGCTTTAGCGGCCTCATAGACAGCGACCGGCCCGCGGGCCACGCACCAGGAGCGCACCTCCCGCCGCAGCGCCCCCTGCAGGCGAGGCACGTAGTGCTCCAGCGCCGCACGGCTGAACGCTCGAGCCAGGATCTGAGGGGAACGCACAGGGTCAGCCCTGGCAGCCGTCCGGTTTCCTCTGCTCCACGACTCCAGCGGAGTCAAGAGGCCAATTTCggccccttcttcctcttctaagCGACCCGGACCCAAATGTGTTGGGTTTTGCTCTCGCCATTCCCTCTAGTGCTTGTCTGATGTACACCGTGCCTCCTCTCCATCCAGGCTCCAGGGGCCACCTACTCCAGGAAGTCGTCCCTAACACTGAGTTTGAATTTCCATCGCTTCTGGCATCAGAGTCGCAGAAGATCGAAGATGAAAGGATCTTTAAGTCCCAGTCCCGGCCTTATAAGCCGAACCCTGAGAAGATAAGGGACTACTAGCCCAATGCCACCCACTTGTCAGGGGCCCTGGTCAGGTTCACAGCGGATCCCTAACACCTCGCCCGGCCTGGCCGACGGCAGCTGCTCAGAAGCCGCCGGTCCGACGTCTCGACGGCCGCTTCTGTTTGGGGCTCACCTTGCGCCGCTGCCGGTGCGGCTCTCCAACCGCGCCGAGCAGTGTGTGCGAGCCCAGAAGGATGTGCGCACTCTGCGGCCACTGGCTGCGCACCAGGCGGTGCTCTCCCAGCAGGATTGTGCGCACGTTCTCGGCGCCGCTCACGCGGATCACTGGCCTGCCCAGCAGGTGCGTCTTGAACACCGTCCCGTAGCGCTCCCTGCGGGAGCTGTGGAAGCGAGAGCCCTGCGAGCCAGGAGCGAAGAGGGATGGGGCCGCTGGGCCTCGGCTGCGAAACTAGCAGGCATCCCAACTGCCTCTTGATAAAAACCTCCTGCTCCAGGCTGGCATCTTATTCTTTACAAAACGGTCTCAAAG
This Odocoileus virginianus isolate 20LAN1187 ecotype Illinois unplaced genomic scaffold, Ovbor_1.2 Unplaced_Contig_15, whole genome shotgun sequence DNA region includes the following protein-coding sequences:
- the CYP26C1 gene encoding cytochrome P450 26C1 → MLPWGLSCLSVLGAVGTALLGAGLLLSLAQHLWTLRWTLSRDRASALPLPKGSMGWPFFGETLHWLVQGSRFHSSRRERYGTVFKTHLLGRPVIRVSGAENVRTILLGEHRLVRSQWPQSAHILLGSHTLLGAVGEPHRQRRKILARAFSRAALEHYVPRLQGALRREVRSWCVARGPVAVYEAAKALTFRMAARILLGLQLDEAQCSELARTFEQFVENLFSLPLDVPFSGLRKGIRARDQLHRHLEEAIVQKLLEDKAAVEPGDALDGIIHSTRELGHELSVQELKESAVELLFAAFFTTASASTSLVLLLLQHPAAIAKIQQELAAQGLGRACGCAPAASGGGAGPPPDCGCEPDLSLAALGHLRYVGCVVKEVLRLLPPVSGGYRTALRTFELDGYQIPKGWNVMYSIRDTHETAAVYRSPPEGFDPERFGTAGDDARGAAGRFHYIPFGGGARSCLGQELAQTVLQLLAVELVRTARWELATPAFPAMQTVPIVHPVDGLRLFFHPLASPAAQDGQRL